In one window of Mucilaginibacter auburnensis DNA:
- a CDS encoding SAM hydrolase/SAM-dependent halogenase family protein, whose amino-acid sequence MAIITLTTDLGDKDIYQAALKGSILKLLPTVNIVDITHSVAAFNVQQAAFILKNSFHYFPEGSVHLIGIDTVYSEDTRYLAIQYKKHFFVGADNGIFSLMFSDVPDEMVEINIMQDLKFLHFPLADIFVKAAVHMAKGGSLAEIGLPVSSIENKMNLQPVIERNLIKGVVIYIDSFQNVITNITKEFFNQIQQGRQFTLYFKRNETINHLSWHYNEVPEGEKLCLFGISDHLEIAINKGNASGLLGLNLGDSVIIEFE is encoded by the coding sequence ATGGCAATTATAACTTTAACTACTGATTTGGGCGACAAGGATATATACCAGGCCGCGCTTAAAGGTAGTATCCTAAAGTTATTACCTACTGTTAATATTGTTGACATTACCCACAGTGTAGCAGCGTTTAATGTACAACAGGCAGCTTTTATTTTAAAGAACAGTTTCCATTATTTCCCGGAGGGATCAGTACACCTGATAGGTATTGACACTGTTTACAGCGAAGACACCCGCTACCTGGCCATTCAATACAAAAAACATTTTTTTGTTGGTGCCGATAACGGCATTTTTTCGCTGATGTTTAGCGATGTACCCGATGAGATGGTGGAGATCAACATTATGCAGGATCTGAAGTTCCTGCATTTCCCGCTGGCCGATATTTTTGTTAAAGCCGCTGTTCATATGGCAAAAGGCGGTTCCTTAGCTGAAATTGGTTTACCTGTAAGCAGCATAGAAAACAAAATGAACCTGCAGCCCGTTATTGAAAGAAATTTGATAAAGGGTGTGGTTATATACATTGATTCTTTCCAAAACGTAATAACAAACATCACCAAAGAGTTTTTTAACCAGATACAGCAAGGGCGGCAGTTTACGTTATATTTTAAACGTAATGAAACCATTAATCACCTCAGCTGGCATTACAACGAGGTACCCGAAGGCGAAAAACTTTGCCTGTTTGGTATAAGCGATCACCTGGAGATCGCCATCAATAAAGGTAACGCAAGCGGATTGCTTGGCCTTAACCTTGGCGACAGCGTGATCATTGAATTTGAATAG
- a CDS encoding PhoH family protein: MNELKLSIENINPAVLWGPNNDHFEIIKKQYPKLKIVARGNDVKVLGDDAELTTFQEKFNHLLQHVERYDNLSITDIERILGSKVELSPTPESNDKSTTGDVIVFGPNGVMVKARTANQHKMVDSINKSDILFAIGPAGTGKTYTAVALAVRALKNKEIKRIILTRPAVEAGENLGFLPGDLKEKIDPYLRPLYDALDDMIPAEKLKVYLENRTIEIAPLAFMRGRTLDNCFVILDEAQNATDMQLKMFLTRMGPSAKFIVTGDVTQIDLPKKQQSGLHTALRILTDIKGIDIVYLSGEDVVRHKLVRKILAAYGDIQ, translated from the coding sequence TTGAACGAACTTAAATTATCTATCGAGAACATAAATCCTGCGGTGTTGTGGGGACCTAATAATGATCATTTTGAGATCATTAAAAAACAATATCCAAAGCTTAAAATAGTTGCGCGCGGCAATGATGTAAAGGTATTGGGAGACGATGCGGAGCTGACCACCTTCCAGGAAAAATTTAACCACCTTCTGCAACATGTTGAGCGTTACGATAATTTAAGTATTACAGATATTGAGCGCATTTTAGGTTCGAAAGTTGAACTTTCTCCAACGCCTGAGTCCAATGACAAGTCAACAACCGGAGATGTGATTGTGTTTGGCCCTAATGGCGTAATGGTAAAGGCGCGCACGGCCAACCAACATAAAATGGTTGACAGTATTAATAAAAGTGACATACTTTTTGCTATCGGACCTGCAGGTACCGGTAAAACCTATACCGCTGTTGCACTTGCCGTACGCGCGTTAAAAAACAAAGAGATAAAACGCATTATTCTTACCCGTCCGGCTGTTGAAGCAGGGGAGAACCTTGGCTTTTTGCCGGGCGATTTAAAGGAAAAGATCGATCCGTATTTGCGCCCGCTGTATGACGCTTTGGATGATATGATACCTGCCGAAAAGCTGAAAGTGTACCTGGAGAATCGTACAATTGAGATAGCGCCGTTGGCGTTTATGCGTGGCCGTACATTAGATAATTGCTTTGTAATATTGGATGAGGCGCAAAATGCTACCGATATGCAGTTAAAGATGTTTTTAACCCGTATGGGCCCATCAGCAAAGTTTATTGTAACCGGCGACGTTACGCAGATAGATTTACCAAAGAAACAACAATCGGGTTTACATACCGCCCTGCGCATTTTAACAGATATTAAAGGTATTGATATTGTTTACCTAAGCGGTGAAGACGTAGTAAGGCACAAATTGGTACGTAAAATATTAGCAGCTTACGGGGATATACAGTAA